One stretch of Streptomyces peucetius DNA includes these proteins:
- a CDS encoding ABC transporter permease has protein sequence MSLKVEAAAITAPKPRGGVGQSLNDSLVVAKRNLIRMTRIPEMIIFGMIQPVMFVVLFSYIFGGSMQIGSSTSPEVYREFLMAGIFAQTVTFATAGAGAGIADDMHKGLIDRFRSLPMARGAVLTGRTLADLVQTALTIVVLVIVALLVGWRVHEGVPKALGAFALLLLLGYAFSWIGALIGLTVRTPEAATSGGLIWLFPVTFISNAFVDSSKLTPWLQHIAEWNPFSATVQACRELFGNPGVSPSDAWPMQHPVLASVIWSVLITVVFRTLAVRKYRSATV, from the coding sequence GTGAGTCTCAAGGTCGAAGCCGCCGCGATCACGGCCCCTAAGCCCCGCGGGGGCGTAGGGCAGTCGCTGAACGACTCGCTCGTGGTCGCCAAGCGCAACCTGATCCGGATGACCCGGATCCCAGAAATGATCATCTTCGGGATGATTCAGCCGGTCATGTTCGTGGTGCTGTTCAGCTACATCTTCGGCGGCTCCATGCAGATCGGGAGTTCCACCTCGCCGGAGGTCTACCGCGAGTTCCTGATGGCCGGCATCTTCGCCCAGACCGTCACCTTCGCCACGGCGGGCGCGGGCGCGGGCATCGCCGACGACATGCACAAGGGCCTCATCGACCGCTTCAGGTCGCTGCCCATGGCGCGCGGTGCAGTGCTCACCGGCCGGACGCTTGCCGACCTCGTACAGACGGCGCTCACCATCGTCGTACTCGTCATTGTCGCCCTGCTGGTGGGCTGGCGGGTCCATGAGGGCGTCCCTAAGGCACTGGGCGCGTTCGCCCTGCTGCTTCTGCTCGGGTACGCCTTCTCCTGGATCGGCGCGCTGATCGGTTTGACGGTGCGAACGCCGGAGGCAGCCACGTCCGGTGGACTGATCTGGCTCTTCCCGGTCACGTTCATCTCGAACGCGTTCGTAGACTCCAGCAAGCTCACGCCATGGCTGCAGCACATCGCCGAGTGGAACCCATTCAGTGCCACCGTCCAGGCCTGCCGCGAGCTGTTTGGGAACCCGGGCGTCTCGCCGTCGGATGCCTGGCCGATGCAGCACCCAGTGCTGGCGTCGGTCATTTGGTCCGTACTGATCACCGTGGTCTTCCGTACGCTCGCGGTCCGCAAGTACCGCTCGGCGACAGTCTGA
- a CDS encoding transposase family protein, whose amino-acid sequence MLDVPHEVVEHVSWLIYARRCELNSRWRRLGCFRQALLVLVHLRKNETLAQVAAGFGVSTATAGRYVSETVDILAERAPSLHEALRELPPEGFVILDGTLIATDRIAADEPYYSMKHRRHGMNVQVVAAPDGTPLWFSRALPGRTHDLTAARAHGVIQACLSRQLLVLADRAYRGAGATVRTPYYGRDLPEKYAQFNRDHARLRAPGERAFARLKQWRILRKARCSTNRIGRTVAAVHAIEIAWSSG is encoded by the coding sequence ATGCTCGACGTCCCGCACGAGGTCGTGGAGCACGTTTCCTGGCTCATCTACGCCCGAAGGTGTGAGCTGAACTCCCGCTGGCGCAGGCTGGGCTGCTTCCGGCAGGCCCTGCTTGTCCTGGTGCACCTGCGCAAGAACGAGACTCTGGCCCAGGTCGCAGCGGGGTTCGGCGTCTCCACCGCGACCGCCGGCCGCTACGTGAGCGAAACGGTCGACATCCTCGCCGAGCGCGCCCCGAGCCTGCACGAGGCCCTGCGCGAGTTGCCGCCGGAGGGGTTCGTCATCCTCGACGGCACCCTGATCGCCACCGACCGCATCGCGGCGGACGAGCCGTACTACTCGATGAAGCACCGCCGTCACGGGATGAACGTGCAGGTCGTGGCCGCGCCGGACGGGACACCGCTGTGGTTCTCGCGAGCGTTGCCCGGCCGCACGCACGACCTGACCGCAGCCCGCGCACACGGTGTGATCCAAGCCTGTCTGTCCCGTCAGCTCCTCGTCCTTGCCGACCGGGCCTACCGCGGAGCCGGAGCCACCGTCCGCACCCCCTACTACGGCCGAGACCTTCCCGAGAAGTACGCCCAGTTCAACCGGGACCACGCCCGGCTGCGGGCGCCGGGCGAACGTGCCTTTGCGCGCCTCAAGCAATGGCGGATCCTCCGCAAAGCCCGCTGCAGCACCAACCGCATCGGCCGCACGGTCGCCGCCGTTCACGCCATCGAGATCGCCTGGAGCTCAGGATGA
- a CDS encoding trypsin-like serine peptidase: MAAGLAHRRTVRARVTALFAVLTAAGALVTAAPDRAAAADAVASARVPAIDLPGAAGTSRAEAEKNLLRYWTPERIAEAVANGDRRAAPVKSGGPTAAQALAPVEGPVLEPVGKVLFTYESGSPGSCTGTLVNTPSGRLVVTAGHCIEEGGPEGEWHRNIAFVPGHGGPEELGVFTAANVAADGLWASDADERYDVGLIQLNDNAAGESAADVAGAFDIRTTPSTTADVHIVGYPAAGGHDGNHQEHCEDITEPTPPPRELIMAECPNMYEGSSGGPWLYEFDPVEEVGDIYGVNGIFDGRFVATPKFTSRTLQHVAWMEMAASQA, from the coding sequence TTGGCCGCAGGTCTCGCCCACAGACGAACCGTCCGAGCACGCGTCACCGCGCTGTTCGCCGTCCTCACCGCTGCGGGAGCGCTGGTGACGGCCGCCCCCGACCGGGCGGCGGCCGCCGACGCGGTCGCCTCCGCCCGGGTCCCCGCGATCGACCTTCCGGGAGCGGCCGGCACGTCCCGTGCGGAGGCCGAGAAGAACCTGCTCCGGTACTGGACGCCGGAGCGGATCGCGGAGGCGGTGGCGAACGGCGACCGCCGCGCCGCCCCCGTGAAGAGCGGCGGTCCCACGGCCGCGCAGGCCCTCGCACCGGTCGAGGGGCCCGTCCTGGAGCCGGTCGGCAAGGTCCTGTTCACCTACGAGAGCGGGTCACCGGGGTCGTGCACGGGCACGCTGGTCAACACCCCTTCCGGCCGTCTGGTGGTCACGGCGGGCCACTGCATCGAGGAAGGCGGGCCCGAGGGCGAGTGGCACCGGAACATCGCCTTCGTCCCGGGCCACGGCGGGCCCGAGGAACTCGGCGTGTTCACCGCCGCCAACGTCGCGGCCGACGGTCTGTGGGCCAGTGACGCGGACGAGCGGTACGACGTCGGCCTCATACAGCTGAACGACAACGCCGCCGGGGAGTCGGCCGCCGACGTGGCCGGTGCCTTCGACATCCGCACCACCCCCAGCACCACGGCGGACGTGCACATCGTCGGCTACCCCGCCGCCGGCGGCCACGACGGGAACCACCAGGAGCACTGCGAGGACATCACCGAGCCGACTCCGCCTCCCCGTGAGCTGATCATGGCCGAATGCCCGAACATGTACGAGGGGTCCAGTGGTGGACCCTGGCTGTACGAGTTCGACCCGGTCGAGGAGGTGGGTGACATCTACGGAGTGAACGGGATCTTCGACGGACGGTTCGTCGCCACGCCGAAGTTCACCAGCCGGACCCTCCAGCACGTCGCCTGGATGGAGATGGCCGCCTCCCAGGCATGA
- the greA gene encoding transcription elongation factor GreA, producing the protein MTQTSDNVTWLTQEAYNQLKAELEYLSGPARTEIAKKIEAAREEGDLRENGGYHAAKEEQGKQELRVRQLTQLLDNAKVGEAPADDGVVEPGMVVTIAFDGDEDDTLTFLMASREYASTDIETYSPQSPLGVGVNGKKVGEDAEYELPNGKTASVKILAAKPYSG; encoded by the coding sequence GTGACCCAGACCAGCGACAACGTCACCTGGCTGACCCAGGAGGCGTACAACCAGCTCAAGGCCGAGCTGGAGTATCTGTCTGGTCCCGCGCGCACCGAGATCGCCAAGAAGATCGAGGCTGCGCGTGAGGAGGGCGACCTGCGGGAGAACGGCGGGTACCACGCGGCCAAGGAGGAGCAGGGCAAGCAGGAGCTCCGTGTGCGCCAGCTGACCCAGCTCCTGGACAACGCGAAGGTCGGCGAGGCCCCGGCGGACGACGGCGTCGTCGAGCCCGGCATGGTCGTCACCATCGCGTTCGACGGCGACGAGGACGACACCCTGACGTTCCTGATGGCGTCCCGCGAGTACGCGAGCACGGACATCGAGACGTACTCGCCGCAGTCGCCGCTGGGCGTCGGCGTGAACGGCAAGAAGGTCGGTGAGGACGCGGAGTACGAGCTGCCGAACGGCAAGACGGCCTCGGTGAAGATCCTCGCGGCCAAGCCCTACTCCGGCTGA
- a CDS encoding DUF4307 domain-containing protein has translation MAVAGDKLPQGRYGRSADERADRTLRSVGAVLGAGMLAVVGWFGYDYVAGTEISAEVIKFDVTEGADEVQVHLEVRKDEQATGSCTLRALAEDGGEVGRLDVRIGHAGESRLDEVVTIRTTRQATAAELMGCGAA, from the coding sequence ATGGCGGTTGCCGGCGACAAGCTCCCCCAGGGGCGCTACGGGCGGTCCGCGGACGAACGCGCGGACCGCACGCTGCGGTCCGTGGGCGCCGTGCTCGGTGCCGGCATGCTCGCCGTCGTCGGCTGGTTCGGCTACGACTACGTCGCGGGAACCGAGATCAGCGCCGAAGTGATCAAGTTCGATGTGACGGAGGGCGCCGACGAGGTCCAGGTGCATCTCGAGGTGCGCAAGGACGAACAGGCCACCGGCAGCTGCACGCTGCGGGCCCTCGCGGAGGACGGCGGCGAGGTGGGCCGGCTGGACGTGCGGATCGGCCACGCGGGCGAGAGCCGCCTCGACGAGGTCGTGACGATCCGTACGACCCGGCAGGCCACGGCGGCAGAACTGATGGGCTGCGGCGCCGCGTGA
- the mca gene encoding mycothiol conjugate amidase Mca has protein sequence MTEQLRLMAVHAHPDDESSKGAATMAKYVSEGVDVLVVTCTGGERGSILNPKLQGDAYIEENIHEVRRKEMDEAREILGVKQEWLGFVDSGLPEGDPLPPLPQGCFALEDIDKAAGELVRKIRAFRPQVITTYDENGGYPHPDHIMTHKITMVAFDGAGDAEKFPESEYGQVFRPQKLYYNQGFNRPRTVALHEALLERGLESPYGEWLERWKEFQREERTLTTHVPCADFFETRDRALIAHATQIDPEGGWFRVPMEIQKEVWPTEEYELARSLVDTSLPEDDLFAGIRDNA, from the coding sequence TTGACTGAGCAGCTGCGACTGATGGCCGTGCACGCCCACCCCGACGACGAGTCGAGCAAGGGCGCGGCGACGATGGCCAAGTATGTGTCCGAGGGGGTGGACGTGCTGGTCGTGACCTGCACCGGGGGCGAGCGCGGCTCCATTCTCAATCCCAAGCTCCAGGGTGACGCGTACATCGAGGAGAACATCCACGAGGTCCGCAGGAAGGAGATGGACGAAGCCCGCGAGATCCTGGGCGTCAAGCAGGAGTGGCTCGGCTTCGTCGACTCCGGCCTGCCCGAGGGCGACCCGCTGCCGCCGCTCCCGCAGGGCTGCTTCGCCCTCGAGGACATCGACAAGGCGGCCGGCGAGCTGGTGCGCAAGATCCGTGCCTTCCGTCCGCAGGTGATCACGACCTACGACGAGAACGGCGGCTACCCGCACCCCGACCACATCATGACCCACAAGATCACGATGGTGGCGTTCGACGGAGCGGGCGACGCGGAGAAGTTCCCCGAGTCCGAGTACGGGCAGGTCTTCCGGCCCCAGAAGCTCTACTACAACCAGGGATTCAACCGGCCCCGCACCGTCGCCCTCCACGAGGCACTGCTGGAGCGCGGCCTGGAGTCCCCCTACGGCGAGTGGCTGGAGCGCTGGAAGGAGTTCCAGCGCGAGGAGCGAACGCTGACCACGCACGTGCCCTGCGCCGACTTCTTCGAGACCCGCGACCGTGCGCTGATCGCGCATGCCACGCAGATCGACCCCGAGGGCGGCTGGTTCCGCGTCCCGATGGAGATCCAGAAGGAGGTCTGGCCGACCGAGGAGTACGAGCTGGCCAGGTCACTCGTGGACACCTCCCTCCCCGAGGACGACCTCTTCGCGGGCATCCGGGACAATGCCTGA
- a CDS encoding signal peptidase I, producing the protein MEDGDADDGVYTGNAGKDAALDRGWLLGHFKDAGDPRHSEAVEIKWGVHPAGEERARWVTGELRTALLVLISGRFRVRLPGRDVLLTEQGDYVVWGRGTDHSWAAEEESVVLTVRWPSVPGYAVVPGEDPRSERHTA; encoded by the coding sequence ATGGAGGACGGCGACGCGGACGACGGCGTGTACACGGGCAACGCGGGCAAGGACGCCGCGCTGGACCGGGGTTGGCTGCTGGGGCACTTCAAGGACGCCGGCGATCCGCGGCACAGCGAAGCCGTGGAGATCAAGTGGGGCGTCCACCCGGCGGGTGAGGAACGTGCGCGGTGGGTGACGGGCGAGCTGCGGACGGCGCTGCTCGTCCTGATCAGCGGCCGCTTCCGGGTCCGGCTCCCCGGCCGGGACGTCCTGCTGACGGAGCAGGGGGACTACGTGGTGTGGGGCCGCGGGACCGACCACTCATGGGCCGCGGAGGAGGAGTCGGTGGTCCTCACGGTGCGCTGGCCGTCCGTGCCCGGCTACGCCGTCGTGCCCGGCGAGGATCCGCGGTCCGAACGGCACACGGCGTGA
- a CDS encoding ATP-binding protein, whose translation MRDGHRAEAERLLARAVEEEVRRTGAGADAGTLLARGRAALDTMAASAGEEYAAYEQALAEIEAGALPLSERFSRRHIGAPALVTAVAAVAAFGADVALGTATGTAVGAGAAVAVAGAATTVAKVTASHWPAAHRRAGALAQPGGAEQLRLQWLTALEVRGIRPFLDQQRMLASSTRPATAKKAAAAPQLRGADRSAAARRRSVLEQSFGHLPEAAGPFAGRREEMARITQWVNAARASTRTRPVVVVLHGDPGSGRTTLAVRAAHQLKDLFRGACVVDLRGGGEQPLPTRDALLHLLNRLGAPREQLLFRERSSAEQQARRLGELYHQHLTGLPVTVVLDDASDPEQVRALVPERSDSLVLVTARAPLDLPDGFPAQVHQLPVEALDEAGAEELLRAAAPHPVAKPYDARSTGTVRDLCGGLPLALRIAGSALGERSADRLAADLGAYGPVEPVERALWLRYTDQSEQARRLLRRLALVGRASLGPAAAAALLATDEQEAKRLLAELAQAGLVDHVRSERFRLHDVVRAFARARLLEEEDAADRAAAQERLIRNYAELAGAVIRMVDGKMSTRAGQFGAYGFPSLDAALRWLDDESSFITSALRHAEGVDQQAVLGLLGALCDYCLLRGDLYRLGEISELTQGLDQGLMERSVRWRTGIAARQLGELDTARTTLSSVVGLYREAQQDAGTALALCSLGITLHHQGNLTEAAAKLHEAIQLQSSPGQAEDRAWSLHALAAVERDRANLAEALKLLEAALALHREGESLHGEAWTLYHRGQVGLRMGDVPGAESSLRDALDLYGRTGDGRGEAWALTQLARARLVDGDPAPAVDGLRDALTRHRDNEDARGEAWTLYYLGQALEESGDRDQAVRELERARTMFSRMRDVYGLACARHHSGRATRDQLAARTGSLRNSGFARQLLVDARADFARIGVAHGEAWTCLELAMIDAGNNRAPQALELCDTAAALFTSYGDERGADWARFLRCTLLPYASPGGIEVGTVVAQEELSRLMSARHASRDTKLEDCAETLAVMLERGVRLEDGWQAWHLNLVPDRHAREVMGVAVM comes from the coding sequence ATGCGGGACGGCCACCGGGCTGAGGCGGAGCGGCTGTTGGCACGGGCGGTGGAGGAGGAGGTGCGGCGCACGGGCGCGGGCGCCGACGCGGGGACGCTGCTGGCACGCGGCCGGGCCGCCCTGGACACCATGGCGGCGAGCGCGGGCGAGGAGTACGCCGCGTACGAGCAGGCGCTGGCGGAGATCGAGGCCGGGGCACTGCCGCTGTCCGAGCGGTTCAGCCGTCGGCACATCGGGGCGCCCGCCCTGGTCACCGCCGTCGCGGCCGTGGCCGCGTTCGGTGCGGACGTCGCGCTCGGTACGGCGACGGGCACCGCCGTCGGCGCCGGTGCGGCCGTCGCCGTCGCCGGGGCCGCCACGACCGTCGCCAAAGTGACCGCCTCGCACTGGCCCGCCGCGCACCGCAGGGCAGGGGCGCTCGCGCAGCCGGGCGGCGCGGAGCAGCTGCGGCTGCAGTGGCTGACGGCCCTGGAGGTACGGGGCATCCGCCCCTTCCTGGACCAGCAGCGGATGCTGGCCTCCTCGACACGGCCGGCCACCGCCAAGAAGGCCGCCGCCGCGCCGCAGTTGCGCGGCGCGGACCGGTCGGCCGCCGCCCGGCGCAGGTCGGTGCTGGAGCAGTCGTTCGGCCATCTGCCGGAGGCCGCAGGGCCGTTCGCCGGCCGGCGCGAGGAGATGGCGCGGATCACCCAGTGGGTGAACGCGGCCCGCGCGTCGACGCGGACCCGCCCGGTCGTGGTCGTGCTCCACGGCGACCCCGGTTCGGGGCGCACGACACTCGCGGTGCGTGCCGCACACCAGCTGAAGGACCTGTTCCGCGGCGCGTGCGTGGTCGATCTGCGGGGCGGGGGCGAGCAGCCGCTGCCCACCCGTGACGCGCTGCTGCATCTGCTGAACCGGCTGGGCGCGCCGCGCGAGCAGCTGCTCTTCAGGGAGCGGTCGTCCGCGGAGCAGCAGGCGCGGCGGCTGGGCGAGCTGTACCACCAGCATCTGACCGGACTGCCGGTGACGGTGGTACTCGACGACGCGAGCGACCCGGAGCAGGTGCGCGCGCTGGTCCCCGAGCGGTCGGACAGCCTGGTGCTGGTGACCGCCCGCGCGCCGCTGGACCTGCCCGACGGCTTCCCGGCGCAGGTCCACCAGCTGCCGGTCGAGGCGCTCGACGAGGCGGGTGCGGAGGAGCTGCTGAGGGCCGCCGCGCCGCACCCGGTGGCAAAGCCGTACGACGCCCGGTCGACCGGCACCGTACGGGACCTGTGCGGCGGACTACCGCTGGCGCTGCGGATCGCGGGCTCCGCGCTCGGTGAGCGCTCCGCGGACCGCCTGGCGGCGGACCTCGGGGCGTACGGGCCGGTCGAACCGGTCGAGCGGGCGCTGTGGCTGCGCTACACCGACCAGTCAGAGCAGGCCCGGCGGCTGCTGCGCCGGCTGGCGCTGGTGGGGCGGGCGTCGCTCGGCCCCGCGGCCGCGGCGGCGCTGCTGGCGACGGACGAGCAGGAGGCGAAGCGGCTGCTGGCGGAGCTCGCGCAGGCCGGTCTGGTCGACCATGTGCGATCCGAGCGCTTCCGGCTGCACGACGTGGTACGGGCCTTCGCACGGGCCCGGCTCCTGGAGGAGGAGGACGCCGCGGACCGCGCGGCCGCGCAGGAGCGGCTGATCCGCAACTACGCGGAGCTGGCGGGCGCGGTGATCCGCATGGTCGACGGCAAGATGTCGACACGCGCCGGTCAGTTCGGCGCGTACGGCTTCCCCTCGCTCGACGCGGCGCTGCGCTGGCTGGACGACGAGTCGAGCTTCATCACCTCGGCGCTGCGCCACGCGGAGGGCGTGGACCAGCAGGCCGTGCTCGGGCTGCTGGGCGCGCTGTGCGACTACTGCCTGCTGCGCGGCGACCTCTACCGGCTGGGCGAGATCAGTGAGCTGACGCAAGGCCTCGACCAGGGGCTGATGGAGCGCTCGGTCCGCTGGCGTACGGGTATCGCCGCACGGCAGCTCGGTGAGCTGGACACGGCCCGTACGACGCTGTCGTCGGTCGTGGGCCTGTACCGGGAGGCGCAGCAGGACGCGGGCACGGCGCTCGCGCTGTGCTCGCTGGGCATCACGCTGCACCACCAGGGCAACCTGACCGAGGCCGCGGCCAAGCTGCACGAGGCGATCCAGCTCCAGTCCTCGCCCGGTCAGGCCGAGGACCGCGCCTGGTCGCTGCACGCCCTCGCCGCCGTGGAACGCGACCGGGCGAACCTCGCGGAGGCGCTGAAACTGCTGGAGGCGGCGCTGGCGCTGCACCGGGAGGGCGAGTCCCTGCACGGCGAGGCGTGGACGCTGTACCACCGGGGTCAGGTGGGTCTGCGCATGGGCGACGTGCCCGGCGCGGAGTCGTCCCTGCGGGACGCGCTCGACCTGTACGGCCGCACCGGTGACGGCCGCGGCGAGGCGTGGGCGCTGACCCAGCTGGCCCGGGCCAGGCTGGTCGACGGCGACCCGGCCCCCGCGGTGGACGGCCTGCGCGACGCCCTCACCCGGCACCGCGACAACGAGGACGCGCGCGGTGAGGCGTGGACGCTGTACTACCTGGGCCAGGCGCTGGAGGAGTCCGGCGACCGCGATCAGGCGGTACGCGAACTGGAGCGCGCCCGCACGATGTTCTCCCGCATGCGGGACGTGTACGGGCTGGCCTGCGCCCGCCACCACTCCGGCCGCGCCACCCGCGACCAGCTCGCGGCCCGCACGGGCAGCCTGCGCAACTCGGGCTTCGCCCGCCAGCTCCTCGTCGACGCCCGCGCCGACTTCGCCCGCATCGGCGTCGCGCACGGCGAGGCGTGGACCTGCCTGGAACTGGCGATGATCGACGCCGGCAACAACCGGGCCCCGCAGGCGCTGGAACTGTGCGACACGGCGGCGGCCCTGTTCACCTCGTACGGCGACGAACGCGGTGCCGACTGGGCCCGCTTCCTGCGCTGCACCCTCCTCCCGTACGCCTCCCCGGGCGGCATCGAGGTCGGCACGGTGGTGGCCCAGGAGGAGCTGTCCCGGCTGATGAGCGCCCGCCACGCGTCGCGCGACACCAAGCTGGAGGACTGCGCGGAGACGCTGGCGGTGATGCTGGAACGCGGTGTCCGCCTGGAGGACGGCTGGCAGGCCTGGCACCTGAACCTGGTCCCGGACCGGCACGCGCGGGAGGTCATGGGAGTGGCGGTGATGTGA
- a CDS encoding thioredoxin domain-containing protein, producing the protein MANRLAQATSPYLLQHADNPVDWWEWEPEAFEEARRRDVPVFLSVGYSSCHWCHVLAHESFEDAETAAYMNDHFVNIKVDREERPDVDAVYMEAVQAATGQGGWPMSVFMNAEGEPFYFGTYFPPEPRHGMPSFRQVLEGVGAAWTDRREEVGEVAQRITSDLAGRSLAFGGDGVPGEDELAQALLGLTRDYDERHKGFGGAPKFPPSMVLEFLLRHHARTGAEGALEMAADTCAAMARGGLYDQLGGGFARYSVDREWVVPHFEKMLYDNALLCRVYAHLWRATGSELAKRVALETADFMVRELRTAEGGFASALDADSDTPEGGHAEGAYYVWTPAQLREVLGDEDAARAAQTFGVTEEGTFEEGASVLRLPGEEADPGIRSRLLAAREQRPRPGRDDKIVAAWNGLAIAALAETGAYFDRPDLVERAAEAADLLVRVHMDFSAGGVRLARTSKDGAPAAHAGVLEDYADVAEGFLALAAVAGDGSWLEFAGFLLDMVIDRFTGEGGALYDTAHDAEQLIRRPQDPTDNAAPSGWSAAAGALLLYAAHTGSEAHRSAAEGALGVVKALGPRAPRFIGWGLAVAEALLDGPREVAVVGRAGDPAARQLHLTALMGTAPGAAVAAGEPDSDEFPLLRDRPLVNGSSAAYVCRGFVCDSPTTKATELARKLTV; encoded by the coding sequence ATGGCGAACCGACTTGCGCAGGCCACGTCCCCCTACCTCCTCCAGCACGCCGACAACCCGGTCGACTGGTGGGAGTGGGAGCCCGAGGCGTTCGAGGAGGCGCGGCGGCGCGATGTGCCGGTGTTCCTGAGCGTCGGGTACAGCTCCTGCCATTGGTGTCATGTCCTCGCTCACGAAAGCTTCGAGGACGCCGAGACCGCCGCGTACATGAACGATCACTTCGTCAACATCAAGGTCGACCGCGAGGAGCGGCCGGACGTCGACGCCGTCTACATGGAGGCGGTGCAGGCGGCGACCGGGCAGGGCGGCTGGCCCATGTCCGTGTTCATGAACGCCGAAGGGGAGCCGTTCTACTTCGGTACGTACTTCCCGCCCGAGCCGCGCCACGGCATGCCGTCGTTCCGGCAGGTGCTGGAGGGGGTCGGCGCGGCGTGGACCGACCGGCGGGAGGAGGTCGGCGAGGTCGCGCAGCGGATCACCTCGGACCTCGCCGGGCGCTCGCTCGCGTTCGGCGGCGACGGCGTGCCCGGCGAGGACGAGCTCGCGCAGGCGCTGCTCGGGCTGACCCGGGACTACGACGAGCGGCACAAGGGGTTCGGAGGGGCGCCGAAGTTCCCGCCGTCGATGGTCCTGGAGTTCCTGCTGCGCCACCACGCGCGCACCGGGGCCGAGGGCGCGCTGGAGATGGCGGCGGACACCTGCGCGGCGATGGCCAGGGGCGGTCTCTACGACCAGCTCGGCGGAGGGTTCGCCCGCTACTCGGTGGACCGCGAGTGGGTCGTGCCGCACTTCGAGAAGATGCTCTACGACAACGCCCTGCTGTGCCGGGTCTACGCCCACCTGTGGCGGGCCACCGGCAGTGAGCTCGCCAAGCGCGTCGCGCTGGAGACCGCCGACTTCATGGTGCGGGAACTGCGCACGGCCGAGGGCGGATTCGCCTCCGCGCTGGACGCCGACAGCGACACCCCGGAGGGCGGGCACGCCGAGGGCGCCTACTACGTGTGGACGCCCGCGCAGCTGCGCGAGGTCCTCGGCGACGAGGACGCCGCACGGGCGGCCCAGACGTTCGGCGTGACGGAGGAGGGCACCTTCGAGGAGGGCGCCTCCGTGCTGCGGCTGCCGGGCGAGGAGGCGGACCCGGGCATCAGGAGCAGGCTGCTCGCGGCCCGGGAGCAGCGCCCGCGGCCCGGCAGGGACGACAAGATCGTGGCCGCCTGGAACGGACTCGCGATCGCCGCGCTCGCCGAGACCGGGGCGTACTTCGACCGGCCCGATCTGGTCGAACGGGCCGCCGAGGCGGCGGATCTGCTGGTCCGGGTACACATGGACTTCTCGGCCGGCGGCGTACGCCTGGCCCGTACCTCCAAGGACGGCGCGCCCGCCGCGCACGCCGGTGTGCTGGAGGACTACGCGGATGTCGCCGAGGGCTTCCTGGCCCTGGCGGCGGTCGCAGGCGACGGCTCCTGGCTGGAGTTCGCCGGTTTCCTGCTGGACATGGTCATCGACCGGTTCACCGGGGAGGGCGGGGCGCTGTACGACACGGCGCACGACGCGGAGCAGCTGATCCGCCGCCCGCAGGACCCCACGGACAACGCGGCCCCCTCCGGCTGGTCGGCGGCTGCGGGCGCACTGCTGCTGTACGCGGCGCACACGGGCTCCGAGGCGCACCGCAGCGCCGCCGAAGGTGCGCTCGGTGTGGTGAAGGCGCTCGGGCCGCGGGCTCCGCGGTTCATCGGGTGGGGGCTCGCGGTGGCGGAGGCGCTGCTGGACGGGCCGCGCGAGGTGGCGGTCGTCGGCAGGGCGGGCGACCCGGCGGCGCGCCAGCTGCATCTGACGGCACTGATGGGCACCGCCCCGGGCGCGGCGGTCGCGGCCGGGGAGCCGGACAGCGACGAATTCCCGTTGCTGCGGGACCGGCCCTTGGTGAACGGCAGTTCGGCCGCGTACGTCTGCCGCGGTTTCGTGTGCGATTCACCGACCACAAAAGCAACAGAACTTGCCCGGAAACTCACCGTCTGA